The nucleotide sequence CACGTCGCTGCATATCATCGCTTCACCCGAAGGGCTGGACAGGGTAAGCGCCGAGCATCCGGATCTTGCCCTCTATGTTGCCCGGATTGATCCGGGGCTGGACGCGGACAAGTTCATTCAACCGGGGCTTGGTGATGCCGGGGACCGGGCGTTTAATACACTTTAAACATATATAAACGCAGTTTTTAACGATCTCCTTATATTTTCTCGTATAGTATAGGCCTATGGCATACTCTATTAAGGTTGATCGGTGAAATTTGGAGCGTTATGGAGCTGCGCCGTTCCGCTCGTGCTTCTTGCTTCCGGAACGGGAGGGGACGAGCTGTCCGCGCTGTTGGAAGCAGCGAACCGGGACGTGTCGGAGGCGGGTCTGAATCTCGACTATACGACGTCGGTCGTCTCGGTGCTTGAACACGACCAGCTGTTCCGGCTGGGGGTGAATACCCTCTTTGAAGCCCTTTCGATTGTCCCCGGGGTCGAGACGAGTATCAGCCAGTTCGGGGTGAAGAAAGTCATCGTACGCGGCTTTGACAACCCTAACACCTTTACCTTTGACAAAACACGCCTTGAACTCGACGGCGTTCCCATCGAAACCGCTTTTTTGTCGAATACGGCCACTTTCCTGGAACTGCCCGTTGCCGTGATCGAGCGCATCGAAGTGCTGCGCGGACCGGCGTCGGCCTATTACGGAAACGGTGCGTTTAACGGGGTCATCAGTGTGACAACACGGCATACGGAAGGGGACGGCAGCGCAGTGTTCTTCGGCGGGGGGAGCTACGCTTACCGGATGGGGGGCGGACGCCTCGTTGAAGCGCTGGGACCGGAGACGACGCTGCAGGCCGACGTTTATCTGCAGCGTTCCGAGAAATTTCTGTCTGCCGGGGACGACTTCGTTCCGCAATATATCTACGAGCCGGGAACGGGGACGATACCGTTCCTCCGTGCCCCCGAAAGCAACGAACGCCTGAACGATTACAGTATCGGTGCGACGATCGCCCATAATGGGTGGAGTCTGAAAAGCCGTATGAAGAGCCGTGAGAGCGGGAATTACTACGGATGGAACGAGCGCCTGGAGCTTGACACGGACCCCCGCAACATCGAGCGTTATTTTTTCGTCGAGGGCGGTTACGAAGCAACGCTCAGCGGGGCGACGACACTGCACACCACGCTGATGTACAGCTATTATGACCTGGATATCGAGGCACAGGACTATTACAGGGACCCGGACACCGGTGTCATGGTGCCGTACCGTTTCAGTGTCACCGAAAGCGAGGACAAGTTCCGGGTCGAGAGCCGTATGAGCAGTACCGAGGTGGAAGGGCATCATCTGAACGCCGGGGTGCTCTGGCAACGCATACGGGAGCGGAACAATGAGATCAGCGAGGCACTGTCGCCCTACGGGGACCGTCCGGTCGTCGAACCGGGACTGCAGCGTGATAACATCGCGCTCTATCTTCAGGACAATTGGGACCTGGACCGAAGGTTCGGTATCCTGCTCGCCGCGCGGGGGGATTACTATACCAAGGAGAAGCGGTTCTACCCGAGTGCCCAGCTCGGGGCCCTCTATACCCCGAATGACCGGTGGCAGCTGAAGGCCAATTACGGCCATGCATTCCGGATCCCGTCATGGGTGGAGCAGTATTCGGTCGAATACGGCCCCGGGGACGGCACCCGAAGCGGTAATCCGGACCTCAAGGCCGAGACGACGGATACGTTTGAGCTGATCGCCATCTACAAAAAGGATGCCGCGCAGCGTTTCCAGGTCAATACCTATCACGCCCTGCAGCATGATGTCCTCGACATCGATGATAAGCCGGCTGAAGGCGGTTACAGGAACTGGCCGTCACGGACATCGACGGGGGTTGAAGTGGCCTATGACGCCATGCTGCTGGCCCAGGACCATCTGCATCTGAGTCTCTCCTATACAAACACGACGTACCAGACGGCCGGCAGCGGGATCGAGCAGTTGATGCCGACGG is from Sulfurimonas sp. HSL-1656 and encodes:
- a CDS encoding TonB-dependent receptor, with translation MKFGALWSCAVPLVLLASGTGGDELSALLEAANRDVSEAGLNLDYTTSVVSVLEHDQLFRLGVNTLFEALSIVPGVETSISQFGVKKVIVRGFDNPNTFTFDKTRLELDGVPIETAFLSNTATFLELPVAVIERIEVLRGPASAYYGNGAFNGVISVTTRHTEGDGSAVFFGGGSYAYRMGGGRLVEALGPETTLQADVYLQRSEKFLSAGDDFVPQYIYEPGTGTIPFLRAPESNERLNDYSIGATIAHNGWSLKSRMKSRESGNYYGWNERLELDTDPRNIERYFFVEGGYEATLSGATTLHTTLMYSYYDLDIEAQDYYRDPDTGVMVPYRFSVTESEDKFRVESRMSSTEVEGHHLNAGVLWQRIRERNNEISEALSPYGDRPVVEPGLQRDNIALYLQDNWDLDRRFGILLAARGDYYTKEKRFYPSAQLGALYTPNDRWQLKANYGHAFRIPSWVEQYSVEYGPGDGTRSGNPDLKAETTDTFELIAIYKKDAAQRFQVNTYHALQHDVLDIDDKPAEGGYRNWPSRTSTGVEVAYDAMLLAQDHLHLSLSYTNTTYQTAGSGIEQLMPTAAIWMGKGYFVHYLSPLFSFSVLAKYIGEHPYNREFEARAGTVNMDPYLIMDTTVAYVSPLHWSLLFSIKNLLDEDVRYPSYYSRHPDGLPREERNFLVEAEYRF